From Planctomycetia bacterium, the proteins below share one genomic window:
- a CDS encoding L-threonylcarbamoyladenylate synthase has product MSTELLKVDAEHPDPGAIARAATAVRRGELVAFPTETVYGLGADALNAAAVTRIYEAKGRPERNPLIVHVPDAAAAQELAEWTPLADALATRFWPGPLTLVLPKRDLVPDVVTAGGSTVALRAPAHPVAQALLRAAGTPIAAPSANRSSGISATRAEHVLCALDGRIELILDGGPTPGGIESTVLSLVETQPRLLRPGLLSAEDIEVIVGPLARANTSGESTAALPSPGMLSRHYAPKATLELAPDDGYARTMELVRSRHRVGWLRFAPTEGTSKPFAIDRLRAFVMPRDAAGYAALLYDTLHALDAWGADHIVVEPPPNDDAWLAIRDRLTRAATLKTEH; this is encoded by the coding sequence ATGTCCACCGAACTGCTGAAGGTTGACGCCGAACACCCGGATCCCGGCGCGATCGCGCGCGCGGCGACGGCCGTGCGTCGCGGCGAACTCGTGGCCTTTCCGACGGAAACCGTCTACGGCCTCGGCGCGGACGCGTTGAACGCGGCAGCCGTGACGCGAATCTACGAGGCCAAAGGCCGGCCCGAGCGCAATCCGTTGATCGTTCACGTGCCGGATGCAGCCGCGGCACAAGAATTGGCGGAATGGACGCCGCTGGCGGACGCGCTAGCCACACGTTTCTGGCCGGGACCATTAACGCTTGTATTGCCCAAACGCGATCTCGTGCCGGACGTCGTCACCGCCGGCGGATCAACGGTCGCATTGCGAGCCCCCGCGCACCCGGTCGCTCAAGCGTTGCTTCGTGCGGCCGGCACGCCCATCGCCGCGCCGAGCGCCAATCGCTCCAGCGGCATTTCCGCCACGCGCGCCGAGCATGTGTTGTGTGCCTTGGACGGGCGGATTGAGCTGATTCTCGACGGCGGGCCAACGCCCGGAGGCATCGAATCCACGGTTTTGTCGCTTGTCGAAACACAACCGCGATTGCTGCGTCCTGGCTTACTTAGTGCAGAGGACATCGAGGTCATCGTGGGCCCCCTCGCGCGAGCGAACACCAGCGGCGAATCGACCGCGGCGCTACCATCACCGGGGATGCTCTCGCGCCACTATGCGCCCAAGGCGACGCTGGAACTGGCGCCCGACGATGGCTACGCCCGGACCATGGAACTCGTGCGTTCGCGACATCGCGTCGGCTGGCTCCGCTTCGCACCGACCGAGGGAACGAGCAAACCATTTGCCATCGATCGGCTTCGCGCGTTCGTCATGCCGCGCGATGCCGCAGGTTACGCGGCGCTGCTCTATGACACGCTCCACGCATTAGACGCCTGGGGAGCAGACCATATCGTGGTCGAACCGCCGCCCAA
- a CDS encoding PEP-CTERM sorting domain-containing protein, giving the protein MKFRNLASALALTLVGLFGASVQAATIFTPGDPIVAIWNTTASGNSTASTAGTTAAGQYPAGEAAPLAIDGLSTTKYLNFGGGGGGGVSTASKGLGTGFYITPTVTDSIVQSFQFTAANDAPLRDPLSITIEGSNGGALDQGASWTLIYSGTTGLDTDPGRFLPGALVPVTGNVTMYDSYRVLVTSQRGVANSVQYADVQFFGVPEPTSIVLAGIAGIALLGFARRRTA; this is encoded by the coding sequence ATGAAGTTCCGCAATCTTGCGTCGGCATTGGCGCTCACTTTGGTCGGCTTGTTCGGCGCGTCCGTGCAAGCGGCGACGATCTTCACCCCTGGCGATCCGATCGTGGCGATCTGGAACACGACCGCGAGCGGTAACAGCACCGCTTCGACCGCCGGCACGACGGCCGCTGGCCAGTATCCGGCAGGCGAAGCCGCTCCGCTCGCCATCGACGGTTTGAGCACGACGAAGTATTTGAACTTCGGCGGCGGTGGCGGCGGTGGCGTTTCGACGGCGTCGAAGGGATTGGGGACCGGATTCTACATCACGCCGACTGTCACCGATTCGATCGTTCAGTCGTTCCAGTTCACGGCCGCGAACGACGCTCCGCTCCGTGATCCGCTCTCGATCACCATTGAAGGCTCAAACGGCGGGGCTTTGGATCAAGGCGCCAGCTGGACGTTGATCTACTCCGGCACGACTGGTCTCGACACTGACCCGGGCCGTTTTCTGCCGGGCGCGTTGGTGCCGGTAACGGGCAACGTCACGATGTACGACAGCTACCGCGTGTTGGTCACTTCGCAGCGTGGCGTCGCGAACAGCGTGCAGTATGCCGATGTGCAATTCTTCGGCGTGCCGGAACCGACGAGCATCGTGCTGGCGGGCATCGCCGGCATCGCGTTGCTGGGCTTCGCCCGTCGTCGC
- a CDS encoding PEP-CTERM sorting domain-containing protein: MKRRFWLGGSAALLLSSVGSVQADWLIQTYSKPSTGVITNYATADALIGGAGLAFSNAAQYSLANTQDNGDGGGPFGLGTQVVGIGPGDINDFAFVGTGSLSVATTGSYQFFTNTDDGSRLRLNINGGGFNQVIADDVLSGPHTVPSAAIPLTAGDSVAFDWMWFEAGGGAEGEFFYDRDGGADALIGDGAQGLTLDGGAFTGTVYKSLIVPGITINNFADATTVVNTPGTFKGQGYFPTFNISNSDSDGVFPGGVNVVGVAPGADDFVAIGTGFLDIQPGMTGDYIFRSNTDDGGRLKIDLNDDGDFDDAGELVINRDVLQGATDTDSLTVNFASDGYYMIEYSFFERGGGAEGELSARSVNSASFVLVGDTANGGLGVVRPVPEPSTLILAGLGGLAALLYKRRK; encoded by the coding sequence ATGAAGCGCAGATTTTGGTTGGGGGGCAGCGCGGCGCTGCTACTGAGCAGCGTCGGCTCGGTTCAGGCGGACTGGCTGATTCAGACGTATTCCAAGCCGTCGACGGGTGTGATCACCAACTATGCGACCGCAGACGCGTTGATCGGCGGCGCCGGATTGGCTTTCTCGAATGCGGCCCAGTACTCGCTGGCCAACACGCAAGACAACGGCGACGGCGGCGGACCATTCGGTCTCGGCACGCAAGTCGTCGGCATCGGCCCCGGCGACATCAACGACTTCGCCTTCGTCGGCACGGGTTCGTTGTCCGTGGCCACGACGGGCAGCTACCAGTTCTTCACGAACACCGACGACGGATCGCGTCTGCGGCTGAACATCAATGGCGGCGGGTTCAACCAGGTGATCGCCGACGACGTGCTTTCGGGCCCGCATACGGTCCCTAGTGCCGCGATTCCGCTGACCGCCGGTGATTCGGTCGCCTTCGATTGGATGTGGTTTGAGGCGGGCGGCGGCGCCGAGGGTGAATTCTTCTACGATCGCGATGGCGGCGCGGACGCCCTGATCGGCGACGGCGCTCAAGGCTTGACCTTGGACGGTGGCGCCTTTACCGGCACCGTCTACAAGTCACTGATCGTGCCAGGAATCACCATCAACAACTTTGCCGATGCGACCACCGTCGTGAATACGCCGGGTACGTTCAAAGGGCAAGGTTACTTCCCGACGTTCAATATCTCGAATTCCGACAGTGACGGAGTCTTCCCGGGCGGCGTCAACGTGGTCGGCGTGGCGCCGGGCGCGGATGACTTCGTTGCAATCGGCACCGGCTTCTTGGACATTCAACCTGGAATGACGGGCGATTACATCTTCCGTTCGAATACCGATGACGGCGGACGGCTGAAAATCGATCTCAACGACGACGGCGACTTCGATGACGCTGGCGAACTGGTGATTAACCGGGACGTCCTGCAGGGCGCCACGGACACCGATTCCCTCACGGTCAACTTCGCTTCGGATGGGTACTATATGATCGAGTACTCCTTCTTCGAGCGCGGCGGCGGCGCTGAGGGTGAGCTTTCGGCCCGCAGTGTCAATTCCGCGAGTTTCGTGCTCGTTGGTGACACGGCGAACGGCGGCCTGGGCGTCGTCCGTCCGGTTCCGGAACCCTCGACGTTGATCTTGGCCGGTCTCGGCGGCCTGGCGGCGTTGCTGTACAAGCGACGCAAATAG